The following proteins are encoded in a genomic region of Bacilli bacterium:
- the yajC gene encoding preprotein translocase subunit YajC: MLNIAAEQTATAGSTLTTLVLPFVLMFAVFYFLLIRPQQKRQKARTAMLRDLKKGDKIVTIGGIHGTIQELNEDTVILKVNDTTKLTFDRTAISSVTAQAEKTNS; encoded by the coding sequence ATGCTTAATATTGCAGCTGAACAAACTGCCACCGCCGGTTCGACGTTGACGACGCTCGTTCTTCCATTCGTGCTGATGTTTGCCGTGTTTTACTTCTTGCTTATTCGGCCGCAGCAAAAAAGGCAAAAAGCGCGCACCGCCATGTTGCGGGATTTGAAAAAAGGCGATAAAATCGTGACGATCGGCGGAATACACGGCACCATTCAGGAATTGAACGAAGATACGGTCATTTTGAAAGTCAACGATACCACAAAGCTTACGTTTGACCGTACGGCCATCAGCAGCGTTACGGCGCAGGCGGAAAAAACGAACAGCTGA